One Coccinella septempunctata chromosome X, icCocSept1.1, whole genome shotgun sequence genomic window carries:
- the LOC123321341 gene encoding ceramide kinase, with protein MMTEDVVLLTTFTNASKKIRVIFHKSVLIWDYEKPPFEQKSVKLENIISVKPDYLKCSHPSKDPEIDPFSFTIHYGSRESCGKWKHKSLNLKHTDPLQVTSWIKTLEKQLGDLGQRPKKLLIFINPFGGRKNSMQIYTKYGKPLFEIAGMDVTVNVSQRKDQIRDYLINGSLEMFDSVACVGGDGTVSELFNGLVLRECKIKGIEADNINTPLPNPRIPVGIIPGGSTDTIAYCLHGTTDPTTAVFHIIYGDSVGLDLVSVYNENQLLKLYASVLSYGYLGDVAYNSDRHRWMGPQRYNYSGFKKLVANKGYQGEVAILTDNDDINTQKCYENCDTCKNETGDEKVKAQWKTIKGKFFMISGANISCACSKSPNGIAPYSHLGDGNMHLVLVRHGSFINNLRLLLNLSNKNKHIEELPFVETYSAKEFCFRSLGSTSRWNCDGEIQHQANIRAKVSRQLLTIFSRGRPVVAERETKCCGI; from the exons ATGATGACCGAGGATGTCGTATTGTTAACTACATTCACGAATGCATCGAAAAAAATTCGCGTTATATTCCACAAGAGTGTGCTGATCTGGGATTACGAAAAACCACCCTTTG aacagAAGAGCGTCAAATTGGAGAATATAATATCCGTCAAACCAGACTATCTGAAATGCAGTCATCCATCGAAGGATCCAGAGATTGACCCCTTCTCATTCACGATACACTACGGTTCCAGAGAGTCCTGTGGTAAATGGAAGCATAAAAGTTTGAACTTGAAACATACCGACCCCCTACAAGTTACATCATGGATCAAAACTTTGGAGAAGCAGCTTGGCG acCTCGGTCAGCGTCCAAAGAAACTGCTCATCTTCATCAACCCATTCGGTGGCAGGAAGAACTCGATGCAAATCTACACGAAGTACGGAAAGCCCCTCTTCGAAATAGCAGGGATGGACGTCACAGTCAACGTGTCGCAGAGGAAGGACCAAATTCGGGATTACCTGATAAACGGCAGTTTGGAAATGTTCGATTCGGTCGCGTGCGTGGGCGGCGATGGCACAGTTTCCGAGCTGTTCAACGGTCTCGTTCTGAGGGAATGCAAGATCAAAGGAATCGAAGCCGATAATATCAACACACCTCTGCCCAATCCAAGGATACCAGTCGGTATCATTCCAG GTGGCAGTACGGATACTATAGCTTATTGCCTTCATGGAACAACCGACCCAACTACCGCTGTTTTCCATATTATTTACGGGGACTCCGTAGGACTGGATTTAGTCTCTGTTTATAATGAGAACCAGCTACTTAAACTCTACGCAAGTGTACTTAGTTACGGATATCTGGGGGATGTGGCATATAATAGTGATAGGCATAGGTGGATGGGACCTCAACGTTACAATTATTCAG GCTTCAAGAAACTCGTAGCGAACAAAGGTTATCAAGGGGAGGTGGCAATACTGACTGATAATGACGATATAAACACGCAGAAATGCTACGAGAACTGCGACACTTGCAAAAATGAAACTGGCGATGAGAAAGTGAAGGCGCAGTGGAAAACGATCAagggaaaatttttcatgataagcGGTGCCAACATTAGCTGCGCTTGCAGCAAAAGTCCGAATGGAATTGCACCCTACAGTCATCTTGGTGATGGGAATATGCATTTGGTACTGGTTAGACACGGTTCTTTCATCAACAATCTGAGACTTCTCCTGAACTTATCCAACAAGAATAAACACATCGAGGAATTGCCATTTGTCGAAACGTATTCGGCCAAAGAGTTCTGTTTCAGATCTTTGGGCAGTACCAGCAGATGGAACTGCGATGGAGAGATACAGCATCAAGCCAATATTCGCGCCAA